AATATTTAGTCGTCTGTTTTCAGACGACAAAATATTAAGTCGTCCTAGACCCTAAAATGAACCCCTAAACTAAAATGACTAGATTAACTAACTAACCACGTTATAAAATCAAATTATACTTAAATAGTGTTTACTATACACAGAAATGAACACGCATAAGTTATTTTAAAAATTTTCAAAAACGGTTTTAATGCTTTCCAAAATCTAACCCTAAGAACACATACAATACTACAACATATGTTGATGAAACATAAACTAAAGAATATCATGACTCACTACTTTCACTCATCTATGCTGAAAACAATTGAAATTTGTTATATCTTAATTTATACCTCCTAAGACATATGTTAATTACATAATTCCCATTTTTCACTTATCAAAATATTTTTTACAAAATTTTTAAATTATGTTTAAGACTAACTGTCCAGACGACTTTCAGTTAAGTCGTCTGGACGACTTATTTTCAAGTCGTCTAAACAGACGACTTGCGAGGGGTAGAAACGTAAAAAAAATTCCGTTTTTTTGTTTGGTCACAAGGGGATAGTTGTAATTTCAATAGCCTTTTAGGTTACTTTTGCCTTTGACCCAAGTTGGGGTATTGTTTTGGGTTTGACTCCAAATTTTGAGTCACACTTAGCAATTCTCCCTTGAAATATAAGTCATGATCAAAATTCAAAATTTGTTGTCTCTTTAACATCCAAATATATACATATGGAATGTGAGCAAATTGAATAAAGACTTAACTAAATTTTGGTTAATGAAGATTTCTTTTATTTTACATATTTGGTTTCTCATTAGAACTAATTTGTTAATCATAATTGATTTAAACATTGTTTTTGACTTAAGAATCACTGATTTGCCATTTTTAACTGACATAAAGTTTTTATTTAGAATTTTAAAGAATCTTAAGGGGTTCTTAAGAAATATGAGTTGATGTTGCTTACAATGATAGTTTGATGATTGATGTCATTCTTAGACCAACCCTCATGCCATGAGAATTAGACAATCCCATACCTGAAACTGAAACCAAATAAGAGTAATGTACTTGTTTTAAATATGTTATTAATTTTTTTTAAGCTTTTTTAACACAGTTTTTCACGATTTTCTTATTAGCTATATAACAATACTCACAACATACTAAAAAATTTAATCTATCTTTTTATAAGATCTACTATACTAAAATTTTTAAAACTTGCAACCAAGCAAGGACCACGGCCAAGCAGCCTTTAAGAACACCATTCTCAATAACAAATCTTCATGCAGCAACAGTTGCTCCTCCAGCTAAGAAGCTTGAATGTTGAAACGTACCCTTCTTCTCCCCAACGCACAACACTGTCGATGTGTTGAGCACCAAATCCATTTGGAATCACTATCTTCCATAGAAGAAGTTTAAAGCATTTCTCCACTGTTCTTGTAGAATAATTTCCCGTTTTCCACAGCAACCTTAGAAGCTTTCCTTTCCATATACACAAAGCATAAACATGACAACAAAAAGAAATAGGTTTCAAATTTTTCGAAGCAGGTAAAAGAAATAGATACTAACCGGACCAATGTGATTGATGCACTGTTGCAGAAGTTTCAACTGAGGACACTTCTCCACAAGGTTTACTTCTTCCCCCTCGTCAATATCAAACCTGTAACATTTCAATCAAACACACATCAAAGTTTATTTTTCTTGATTCGGCTCAAAGCTTTTGTCATAAATGAGGAAAAAGAGTTGGTGAGAAGTAATTACCAGTAGAAGTAAGGGGTCTCTACTCTGACAGCGGAGCAACTTGTAGTAAAAATAAACATTGTGTCCATACCAATGTCTAAGGGTCAATATGCTGCAACAAAGTGCATAAACCAAGATCAGATTAGGCTCAATCCAAAACGTAGAATTAAAAAAGGAAACCGAAACTGAGATTAGTCTCTCTATAACTGACCGCCTCAAGCGAGTGTTGTAAAGCAAGCTTTTGTGCCTTTCCATTCTTTGACAAAACTTTGCCAAACTTAGCTGCTCTGATCAAAAACTGAGATTTCTCTAACAAACTCGAGATTGTTTAACTCAAAGTCAACTCAAAGCCATTCTATTTTGTGTAATCTTCTTTCAAGACAGACATGTTAAGCGTGATCATTCTCTCCAGTTGCATCCATTTGAAGTGAACGGATTTCTCGACAACCATTTCACCACTTCAAGATCGTGGGCTCTAGAGTATTCTTCATCCCTCCGCACCAGATTTCTTTATAGTTTTCCATGCTTTGTCATCACTGATCTTATGGACTTAACCGGGAGTCTAGAGCAGCCTCCACGTCATCTTTCTCGGCGAAGAGAAATGAGAATGATACCCACATTCATCAGATCCCACTCAAAATAGAGATTCTGACCTGAAGTGAAACATCAAGAATTTGTTGTCTGACTCTTACTCTCTTACATGTTTGTGTATATATATATATATATAGGCACGAATATGCATGTCAAATAGACTATAAACAGAGAAAGAAGCGCAGTTTAGCACACAGTTTCGGATCAATAGATTCAGCCAAAGAACAAAGACTGAAAAAATTCAAAACTTCTCGGATCTAGAAGACAGAGCAAGAGCAACCCACTACCACTGAAAAATAAAGGAAAAACAATATAGAGAAGGCTTAGTCGTGGTCAAGAATAAGTACCTTAAATATACCACCAGAATTGTATTTACAACACTGACAACTTCATTTCCCTTTTATTGAGCAAAATGTGAAGAGAGAGAGTGATGAAAGATAAAAAAAAAAAAAGAGACTGGATTTGAAAATCCCAAACTGCATAGGAGCCTCTGCACAACTTGAATTGTATTTTCAATCATAACCAACTGCTTTCATGGTAAACAAACAATACATTAAAGAACTCTTCGAATTTATGTGAGAGCATAGCACTGTATTCAAAGAAACATTGAAGAAGTTAGTTACCCCATACATTGTCCCAACCACCGCATACAGTGCCTGTAGGGATCTCTATGTAGTTCTGGTTTCCATGTAGGGTAAAAGGAGTCCGTCGGCCCCTTTTGGCTGCATCTTCATCTTCCAATACAAATCTGGCTAATTGTCTAAATAACATGCCAAAGCTATCACATAGTTGAGATAAAAAATATTTTGAATGGACAATGAAACTATTAGAGGATGCAGTAGAAGTTAAGTTGCTAGAATAAAAAAAAAGGAAGGGACCTGAAGAAGTGCAGAGATGAACATATGAAAGGCATAGTGTTTGGTTGATTACAAACTCAAAAATCAGCAGCAACACACGGCATGTGCATCTGACACGAAACAAAATCTGAACACTTAACGTTTTGTCAACAAAATGAGCAAGGAAGGGTGAACGATACCTGCAAGTTTCTTTGATTTCATTAACAAAATAAGCAAGGAGTGATGAACGATACCTGCTGAGAAATGATTTCCAAAGACTGGTCGAGATGGAGTTTGCTCGAAAATACTCCTGCTCTGCTGAGATCTAGTGAAGCGGAGTTTTTGTTGTGCTCATTTGGCAAGTAAACTCACGCGCGTCTCTCTAGCTCTCTCCTCTTGTGCGGCGCAGTCTAGGGTTTTGGAGGTGGCAAGATCTATGGCGCCTCCTCCCCTTCGGATTATGAACAACGTGACGGAGTAGTGGTCGTTCGGTGATGTCGTTGAAGCTGTCTCTCTTTCCATCTTGGCGGATCTAAAGGATCTCTGGTGCGGAGGTTCATAGGAGGGCTCGAAAGCTCTGGTGGCTCGTTCTCCAACGGTGGCTCTCCCGGATTGAGGACGACTGGGAGACTGACGGCGGCGACTGGTTAGTCATCGGGGCGGTGGAGGCTCGTCTGATTGTCGGGGAGTGAGATGGTGTCGACGGATCTGGCGGTAACTGGTGATGGATCCAACGCCGGTCTTGGACACACCGGCATGGCGAAATCCTGCCCTTGAAATCGTCTGTGTTCAATGGAGCCGGAAGCTATGCTTCCTCGTCTTTTCACCCTTGACCGATTTCTCCTTGCATCCTGTTGATCTTTGTCTTTTAGTGTTTCAATCTTGACCTAGATTACTGTTTCCCGACTAACCGGCCGATGTATTTCTCCAATTTGCTCGATGGGGTTGATAATACAGAACTGCTAAGAAAAAGAAATGGGAAAGGTCATCAAATGGCGAAGCAATCTCGTTGGTATGCTCGATTGGAAAAGGCAAACACTGACATAGCACAACATTCAATTCTGATTGGAGGATTATTTATGCTGACGTGGACATGCTAGAATTGAAGATTATCCCCCTTTTAGTATTGTACGATACGAAGGGAGTATAACATTGCAGGGTCTGTGATAGGCCTTTCTACTCTACGCCATCTATCGAACCACTCGTGGCTTGTGTATGGTTAGGGTAACATTATCGGGCACAAAATTTGGTCCTTAAGAGGAGGGGACCCACAAAAACACCAAAACCGAAAGGGAGAAGTCGTTAAATAAGAGGCGTTTTGGCTTGGTTCTTGTACTGTTCGCAGGCTCCACTGACACGTGGCGGTTTGCGATTGGTTCGTTTCTATTTTTTTTTTTTTAATCGGAAAAAAAAAAGAAAAAAAGAACCTTTATCGATATAATGTTGCCTTTAGGTAGGCAGGTGTAATAATGTTTTAAGCATTTTCTCCACGAGAGTCTATAGTAGTGTTTCTAACGTGCCATAATCCGTATATGGGTAGGCCTTGCACACAAAAAGATAAATAGATAAAAACCAAACCACACAAAGAAGAGAACATGGTAGTTCTTTATTACACGATGATTAAAATCTCAGTAAACAAGAAACAGATGAAAGACTCGATGAGACATTACAACAAGAGAGCAGAGTCCTATTAACCGCGACCAATATTTTATTCAGAAACTTCAGTAATGCATAACATACACAACTGAAGTCAGATTTTGGTCCGAATAAGTCTGATGATGACTCAGGAAGAAGCAGCCTTGGCAGCCTCAAGTCTGGAACTAACAGCCTCCCAAGACACAAGATTGTTCATGAATGTCTTTATGTAATCCGGTCTGCGGTTCTGCTCATATACAAAAATATTACAACAATCAACAAAAGAAAGATACTGGCAAAGAAACAAAAAATGACCGCTATGATGAAAATATTATTACCTGGAAGTCGAGATAGTATGCATGCTGTTTGTTGTTGCAAAAGGAAGAAAAGAAGACATCAGCAAAAATTTATAGGTCCCAAGGCAAATATTTTATATGGTATCGGTTATAAAAGTGTTTATTTTACCTCCCAGACATCAATGGTAAGCAATGGCTGCAAGAAATAACAACCAAGATTAGTTTGAAGGACTTGTAATCATTCGTTCAGTTGATTTTTAATCAAGTGAAACTCTGTATTCAAGTTCATGGTTAAAAAAACTTACGAAAGAGCCAAGCACAAGGGGGTTCACAGCATTGGGAGTTTTCACTACTTTGAGTTTGTTGTCTGCGTCTGAAAGAGATATAAGACGAGTTAGGAACAAAATCAAAATAGTTATGTGAAACTCTTTCATCTGAATCACTCGAAGGGAAAAAAAAAACTGAATCCATCAACTTACAAGCAAGCCAGGCCCAGCCAGCTCCAAACTGAGTGGCGGCAGCAGCATTGAACTCATCATAGAACTTCTCATAAGAAGTGAAATCTCTTTCAAGCAGAGCAAGAAGCTCTCCTGATGGTTTTCCTCCACCACCGGGTTTCATTGATTCCCAGAAGAACTCGTGGTTCCACGCCTATATACATCATTGGATAAGCTAAACAATCACACACCCTTTTAATAGCTCAAAATCAACTTTATTACCTGAGCAGCGTTGTTGAAAGGAGGGAGGAGGTCGCCGTTGTTGTAAGTGTTTTGGATGATATGCTCCAAGGGCTTGCCTTCAAGCTCGGATCCAAGAACCTGTTTCTTGAGGTTGTCCACATAAGCCCTGTGATGTTTTCCCCAGTGAAACTCCAGAGTTTGTTTGCTCATATGCGGCTCCAAAGCATCCTTTGTTTTCCAATATTATACCAAACAACATTTCATCAATTTTACTTTCACTCAAACATTAATACTACTAGGTACATTTTCCAATAGGTCCACTAAGGAAGAATCACTAAGATCAGACCAAGGAACAATTTTATTGGTCACGAAGTCTTACAATATCCATGGTCTTATTTGAACTAATACCAAACAACAATTTTGTTAAACACTTATATGTTTGACTATGTCCATTTAATTAGATGAGTTCATTTGTAACGCCTTTGACGAGGATAAAATGTAATTTGATGGCTAGTGTGGGAATAACAAGTTATCACCTAATCATATAATCCCACCAACACAAAATGACATTTGCACAAGACAATACCAACTGATTTGAAGAAACAGATAAAACTAAATCATACCAGAGGGTATGGAGGTGGCTTAAGGACGTAGTTTGCGGTTACAGCAGCTGAAGCAGCCATTTCTCTTTTGGGAATGAAGCTGCACATTTCAGACAACGTAACATCGAGATGTCCAGAAATTAGTCAATATCGCTACAAATCACAGAAACATAGATTGATATATACAAAACTAAATTAAAATGAAGGTTCTAGGAACAAAGAGTAAGAGATCAGCAAAACTTGAACAGGAAGCAACAAAGTGGATCAGAGATAGGGAATCAGACAGAACCTCTGGTTTCAAGGCAAGTGAGGAGAGCACACGCCAGTGGTATCTGTGGTTTGGGTTTTATGTTTGAGGATGCCTTTTCATATGGCTTTGCATCGTACATGTGGCAGACTTGCAGTACGTATCATTTGTACTATCATTATCTCTTTGCAGTACAGTTTTTTTTTCCTTCACTTGGAGGCTCCTAGAGTCTCATTATGTCCTCATAATTGTATTAAAAATTAGTTTTTAAACTATTTTTTCAGCTTGGTATACTTTTGGTTTACTAACTCAATTATGAAAACAAAAATACAAAACATAAAACATAAAACGTGTTTTATAATGATTCTGCAGCTCAGTTGGTTAAGACATTTGTATTTGCCAAAAAAAAAAACTATAGTGAAAAAACTTCTAGATAGAAAAAATAGTGAAGATATATCACGATTTTTTTTTAAATAAAATATTTTAAATTATTTTTAAAGATGTTTTTTTTTTACCATTTGATCAAAAGTTTGTCTTGAGTTGTGTTGTTTCTATTTCTTTATTCACAACAATTTAAAATTTCGAAAATGGTACTCCCTCGTTTCATTTTAATTGTCGTTATAACTTTATGCACACAGATTAAAAAAACATATGATTTTGTATATTTTCAAAACAAAAATACAATTATCTATACACCTAACCATATTTCAACCAATAGAAAAATAAAATGGAGAATCTTATTAATAAATTTTGCATTGAAACTTTAAAACGACACTTTGAAACGAATTTTTTTTCTTACAACGACAATTAAATCGAAACGGAAGGAGTATAAAAGTTATTGTTATCATGGTATGTAATAGCATACGTTAAAAAAAAATGAAAAAGCCGACATAAATATTTATTATGGACACTGGGCCACATATCCTCTCACTCAAAGCTCAATGAAATTACTTTCTCTCTTCTTGTTTTGGGTATGTCCTTGAGGTGATATCACAAAGAGAAGGGCTTCTCGTACACATCAAATGCCTCGTTAGCGCTCAGTTGTGGTTCCTATTCAACATATGAATGTCTTATCATCAATTTAAATCAACTTAATCTTTGACGAAAATTATTACTTTTACTTTAGTAAGTTAAAGTAATAATTAGAAGAAGAATAAAAATGAATGGATCACCTGAGTCTTTTGTGGGGCTTGGTTTGCTTCCTCACCCGCAGATGGAGCAGCGCCTAAGATGAGCAAACCAAGAAGAGTATTGAGAAAATCGCTGTCCACTTCAACAAGCTCTCTACCTTTGTTTGTGTCGAAGATCTCATGAACTGTTGATCGCATCGCACTCAGTAAGCTCCCATAAGTAGTTCCGTGTCCACGTTCTATGGCTTGAATGAATGCATACGTCATTGCACCCGTCCACG
This sequence is a window from Brassica oleracea var. oleracea cultivar TO1000 chromosome C1, BOL, whole genome shotgun sequence. Protein-coding genes within it:
- the LOC106315463 gene encoding superoxide dismutase [Fe] 1, chloroplastic, with product MAASAAVTANYVLKPPPYPLDALEPHMSKQTLEFHWGKHHRAYVDNLKKQVLGSELEGKPLEHIIQNTYNNGDLLPPFNNAAQAWNHEFFWESMKPGGGGKPSGELLALLERDFTSYEKFYDEFNAAAATQFGAGWAWLAYADNKLKVVKTPNAVNPLVLGSFPLLTIDVWEHAYYLDFQNRRPDYIKTFMNNLVSWEAVSSRLEAAKAASS